A portion of the Bubalus kerabau isolate K-KA32 ecotype Philippines breed swamp buffalo chromosome 1, PCC_UOA_SB_1v2, whole genome shotgun sequence genome contains these proteins:
- the LOC129642025 gene encoding olfactory receptor 18-like — protein MGAKKEVTILVINKDMLTTENLEIFQKYWGVYSSMKTLFMGCLNPMYEHLSGCLYICFAYLTLFFFKRCPINMEPQNLTCVSEFLLLGLSDDPELQLLLFGLFLSMYLVTMLGNLLIILAFISDSHLHTPMYFFLSNLSLTDISISTTTVPKMLVNLQMHSKSITYAGCLAQVSFFSLFACLESLLLTVMAYDRLVAICHPLYYLVIMNPRTCGLLVLASFFTSFLTSQLHYLMMSQLTFCADMEIPHFFCDLSQLLKLACSDTSINNILTLFIGTIFGGVPLSGVLYSYYRIISSILRVSSSGGNYKAFSTCGSHLAIVCLFYGTGLGVYLSSAVSSSPRKGAVASVMYAVVTPMLNPIIYSLRNKDIKSALWRITHRIA, from the coding sequence ATGGGTGCAAAGAAAGAGGTGACTATTTTGGTCATCAATAAAGACATGCTCACAACTGAGAACTTAGAAATATTCCAGAAGTACTGGGGTGTATATTCAAGTATGAAGACTTTATTTATGGGTTGCTTAAATCCAATGTATGAACACTTATCTGGATGCCTCTacatttgttttgcttatttaacactcttctttttcaaaagatGCCCCATCAACATGGAACCACAGAATCTTACATGTGTCTCAGAATTCCTCCTGCTGGGACTCTCAGATGATCCAGAACTTCAGCTCCTCCTCTTTGGACTCTTCCTGTCCATGTACCTGGTGACCATGCTTGGGAACCTGCTCATCATCCTGGCTTTTATCTCTGATTCCCACCTCCACACTCCCATGTACTTCTTTCTCTCCAATCTGTCATTGACTGACATCAGTATCAGCACCACCACTGTCCCCAAGATGCTAGTGAACCTCCAGATGCACAGCAAATCCATCACCTATGCAGGATGCCTAGCTCAGGTGtccttcttctctctttttgcATGTTTGGAGAGTCTGCTTCTGACAGTGATGGCCTATGATCGGTTGGTGGCCATTTGTCACCCCCTATACTATCTGGTCATCATGAACCCCCGCACCTGTGGCTTATTGGTCCTGGCATCATTTTTCACCAGCTTTTTGACCTCCCAACTGCACTACTTGATGATGTCACAGCTTACCTTCTGTGCAGATATGGAAATCCCTCATTTCTTTTGTGACCTTTCTCAACTCCTCAAGCTTGCCTGTTCAGACACCTCCATCAATAACATATTAACCCTTTTTATTGGTACCATTTTTGGTGGAGTTCCACTCTCAGGAGTTCTTTACTCTTATTATCGAATTATTTCCTCCATTCTCAGAGTCTCATCATCAGGTGGGAATTACAAAGCCTTCTCCACATGTGGCTCTCACCTGgcaattgtttgtttgttttatggaaCAGGTCTTGGTGTATACCTCAGCTCAGCTGTTTCATCTTCCCCCAGGAAGGGTGCCGTAGCCTCAGTGATGTACGCTGTGGTCACCCCTATGCTGAACCCCATCATCTACAGTCTAAGGAACAAGGACATCAAAAGTGCCCTGTGGAGGATTACCCATAGGATTGCCTAA
- the LOC129642026 gene encoding LOW QUALITY PROTEIN: serine incorporator 1-like (The sequence of the model RefSeq protein was modified relative to this genomic sequence to represent the inferred CDS: inserted 2 bases in 2 codons), translated as MGSILGLCSMVSXIPCLCGSAPCLLCRCYPSRNNSTITRLIYALFLLVGVCVACVMLIPGMEEQLNKXPGFCENEKGMVPCNILVGYKAVYQLCFGLAMFYLLLTLLMIKVKSSSEPRAAIHNGFWFFKFAAAIAIIIGVFFISEGTFTTVWFYVGMAGAFCFILIQLVLLIDFAHSWNESWVEKMEEGNLRCWYAALLSATALNYLLSLVAIILFFVYYTHPANCAENKAFISVNMLLCLGSSIMSILPKIQGSQPRSGLLQSSVITVYTMYLTWSAMTNEPETECNPSLLNIIGYNTTSTISKEGQSVQWWHTQGIIGLILFLLCVFYSSIHTSNNSQVNKRTLTSDESTLIEDGGARNDGSLEDGDDVHRAVDNERDGVTYSYSFFHFMLFLAWLYIMMTLTNWYRYEPSREMKSQWTAVWVKISSSWIGIVLYVWALVAPLVLTNCDFD; from the exons ATGGGGAGCATCTTGGGGCTGTGCTCCATGGTGA GGATACCATGTTTGTGTGGCAGTGCCCCGTGTTTGCTGTGCCGATGCTATCCTAGTAGAAATAACTCCACCATAACTAGGTTGATCTATGCACTTTTTTTGCTTGTTGGAGTGTGTGTAGCTTGTGTAATGTTGATACCTGGAATGGAAGAACAGCTGAATA TTCCTGGATTTTGTGAGAATGAGAAAGGAATGGTCCCTTGTAATATTCTGGTTGGCTATAAAGCTGTATACCAATTGTGCTTTGGCTTGGCTATGTTCTATCTTCTTCTCACTCTCTTAATGATCAAAGTGAAGAGCAGCAGTGAACCTAGAGCTGCAATACACAATGGATTCTGGTTCTTTAAATTTGCTGCAGCAATTGCAATTATTATTGGGGTCTTCTTCATTTCAGAAGGAACTTTTACAACTGTGTGGTTTTATGTAGGCATGGCAGGTGCCTTTTGCTTCATTCTCATACAGCTAGTCTTACTCATTGATTTTGCCCATTCATGGAATGAATCATGGGTTGAAAAAATGGAAGAGGGGAACTTGAGATGTTGGTATGCAGCTTTGTTATCAGCTACAGCCCTGAATTATCTGCTGTCTTTAGTTGCTATCATCCTGTTTTTTGTTTACTATACTCATCCAGCCAATTGTGCAGAAAATAAAGCATTCATCAGTGTCAACATGCTCCTCTGCCTTGGTTCTTCTATAATGTCCATACTGCCAAAAATCCAAGGATCACAACCAAGATCTGGTTTGTTACAGTCTTCAGTGATTACAGTCTACACAATGTATTTGACATGGTCTGCTATGACCAATGAACCGGAAACAGAATGTAACCCAAGTCTACTGAACATAATTGGATATAATACAACAAGCACTATCTCGAAGGAGGGGCAGTCTGTACAGTGGTGGCATACTCAAGGAATTATTGGACTAATCCTCTTTTTACTGTGTGTATTTTATTCAAGCATCCATACTTCAAACAATAGTCAGGTTAATAAACGGACTCTAACAAGTGATGAATCAACACTAATAGAAGATGGTGGAGCCAGAAATGATGGGTCACTTGAGGATGGTGATGATGTTCACCGAGCCGTAGATAATGAAAGGGATGGTGTCACTTATAGTTACTCCTTCTTTCACTTCATGCTTTTCCTGGCTTGGCTTTATATCATGATGACCCTTACCAACTGGTACAGGTATGAGCCTTCTCGTGAGATGAAAAGTCAGTGGACAGCTGTCTGGGTGAAAATCTCTTCTAGTTGGATTGGCATTGTGCTGTATGTTTGGGCACTGGTGGCACCACTTGTTCTTACAAATTGTGATTTTGACTGA